In Silene latifolia isolate original U9 population chromosome X, ASM4854445v1, whole genome shotgun sequence, the following proteins share a genomic window:
- the LOC141620440 gene encoding calcium-binding protein KRP1-like: MSSVNNPEDGEFVDHLPLMEEKLGGEAFIGELCKGFDLLKDEDKGLITFDSLKKNAAYMGLQNLSDKELRDMIKEGDYDGDGAISQMEFCVLMFRSCPRLMEQAEDLLQQELQFLY, from the coding sequence ATGTCGTCCGTAAATAACCCAGAAGATGGCGAATTCGTCGATCATCTACCATTAATGGAGGAAAAACTAGGTGGGGAAGCGTTTATCGGCGAATTATGTAAAGGGTTTGATTTACTTAAGGATGAAGATAAAGGGTTAATAACATTTGATAGTTTGAAGAAGAATGCAGCTTATATGGGTTTGCAAAATTTAAGTGATAAAGAATTAAGAGATATGATTAAGGAAGGTGATTATGATGGTGATGGTGCAATTAGTCAGATGGAATTCTGTGTTTTAATGTTTAGATCATGTCCTAGATTGATGGAACAAGCTGAAGATTTGCTTCAACAAGAACTTCAATTCTTATATTAA